The Anomaloglossus baeobatrachus isolate aAnoBae1 chromosome 10, aAnoBae1.hap1, whole genome shotgun sequence genome has a segment encoding these proteins:
- the DHODH gene encoding LOW QUALITY PROTEIN: dihydroorotate dehydrogenase (quinone), mitochondrial (The sequence of the model RefSeq protein was modified relative to this genomic sequence to represent the inferred CDS: deleted 1 base in 1 codon), whose translation MLGAHVKRLLKDAVVILGGGGFLFASLLTVKGDEHFYAEWLMPTLQKAVSPERAHNLSIRFAALGLVPRCAPHNSPHLETTVLGHKFRNPVGLAAGFDKHAEAVDGLFKMGFGFVEIGSVTPNPQEGNQKPRVFRLAEDKAIINRYGFNSHGIAVVRRRLLRRAQKQKTLTAEGMPLGVNLGKNMTSQNAAADYTKGVRELGPLADYLVINVSSPNTPGLRALQGREQLRHLLAKVVNARNTLPYAEHPAILVKIAPDLSRSDKEDIACVVTELEIEGLIVTNTTVRRPPTLKNPCSIEAGGLSGAPLRDLSTETIRDMYALTSGRIPIIGVGGISSGLDALQKIRAGASLVQLYTALAYEGPPVIGKVTRELEQLLIEQGFSSVSEAVGADHRTKSSKTVATKS comes from the exons cGCCTCTTGAAGGATGCAGTGGTAATCCTCGGCGGCGGAGGGTTCCTCTTTGCTTCCCTTCTTACTGTTAAAGGGGATGAACATTTCTATGCGGAATGGTTGATGCCGACATTGCAGAAGGCGGTCTCGCCGGAGCGAGCGCACAACTTGTCCATT CGGTTTGCGGCTCTTGGACTTGTCCCGCGATGTGCGCCGCATAATTCTCCACATTTG gagacaacagtgcTAGGTCACAAGTTCCGAAACCCAGTGGGTCTGGCCGCGGGGTTTGATAAGCACGCCGAGGCTGTAGATGGACTCTTCAAAATGGGCTTTGGTTTTGTAGAAATTGGAAGTGTTACCCCAAACCCTCAGGAAGGAAATCAGAAGCCCAGAGTGTTTCGCCTTGCTGAAGACAAGGCCATTATCAACAG ATATGGATTTAACAGTCACGGTATAGCAGTTGTTCGCCGCCGGCTGCTGCGGAGGGCGCAGAAGCAGAAGACCCTTACTGCTG agGGAATGCCGCTGGGTGTTAATCTGGGAAAGAACATGACGTCACAGAACGCAGCTGCTGATTACACTAAGGGGGTTCGTGAACTCGGACCGCTGGCCGACTACCTGGTCATCAACGTGTCGAGTCCAAACACCCCCGGACTGAGAGCTCTGCAGGGCAGAGAGCAGCTGCGCCATCTGCTGGCCAAG GTAGTAAACGCTCGGAATACGCTGCCGTATGCAGAGCATCCTGCAATACTTGTGAAGATCGCGCCTGACCTGTCCCGGAGTGACAAAGAGGACATTGCCTGTGTAGTGACCGAG CTCGAAATTGAAGGTCTCATAGtcaccaacacaacagttagacgccccccaacgctgaagaaCCCTTGTAGCATAGAGGCGGGAGGACTAAGTGGAGCTCCTCTGCGAGATTTGTCCACAGAGACTATTAGAGACATGTATGCATTGACCTCAG GCCGAATTCCTATCATCGGCGTCGGGGGAATCAGCAGTGGATTGGACGCTCTCCAGAAGATCCGTGCCGGAGCCTCGCTGGTTCAGCTATACACAGCACTTGCTTATGAAGGACCCCCTGTTATTGGAAAAGTGACTCGGGAACTGGAGCAGTTACTTAT TGAACAAGGATTTTCCAGTGTCTCGGAAGCGGTGGGTGCGGATCATAGAACCAAAAGTTCGAAGACGGTGGCTACCAAATCCTAA